The proteins below come from a single Cervus canadensis isolate Bull #8, Minnesota chromosome 2, ASM1932006v1, whole genome shotgun sequence genomic window:
- the PABPC4 gene encoding polyadenylate-binding protein 4 isoform X2 codes for MNAAASSYPMASLYVGDLHSDVTEAMLYEKFSPAGPVLSIRVCRDMITRRSLGYAYVNFQQPADAERALDTMNFDVIKGKPIRIMWSQRDPSLRKSGVGNVFIKNLDKSIDNKALYDTFSAFGNILSCKVVCDENGSKGYAFVHFETQEAADKAIEKMNGMLLNDRKVFVGRFKSRKEREAELGAKAKEFTNVYIKNFGEEVDDENLKELFSQFGKTLSVKVMRDPSGKSKGFGFVSYEKHEDANKAVEEMNGKEITGKVIFVGRAQKKVERQAELKRKFEQLKQERISRYQGVNLYIKNLDDTIDDEKLRKEFSPFGSITSAKVMLEDGRSKGFGFVCFSSPEEATKAVTEMNGRIVGSKPLYVALAQRKEERKAHLTNQYMQRVAGMRALPANAILNQFQPAAGGYFVPAVPQAQGRPPYYTPNQLAQMRPNPRWQQGFQGMPSAIRQSGPRPALRHLAPTGNAPASRGLPTTAQRVGSECPDRLAMDFGGAGAAQQGLTDSCQSGGVPTAVQNLAPRAAVAAAAPRAVAPYKYASSVRSPHPAIQPLQAPQPAVHVQGQEPLTASMLAAAPPQEQKQMLGERLFPLIQTMHSNLAGKITGMLLEIDNSELLHMLESPESLRSKVDEAVAVLQAHHAKKEAAQKVGAVAAATS; via the exons atgaACGCTGCGGCCAGCAGCTACCCCATGGCCTCCCTGTACGTGGGTGACCTGCACTCGGACGTCACCGAGGCCATGCTGTACGAAAAGTTCAGTCCTGCGGGGCCTGTGCTGTCCATCCGGGTCTGCCGCGATATGATCACCCGCCGCTCCCTGGGTTATGCCTACGTCAACTTCCAGCAGCCGGCTGACG ctGAGCGGGCCTTGGACACCATGAACTTTGATGTAATTAAGGGAAAGCCGATCCGGATCATGTGGTCTCAGAGGGATCCGTCTCTGAGAAAATCTGGTGTGGGAAACGTCTTCATCAAGAATCTGGACAAATCTATAGATAACAAGGCACTTTATGATACTTTTTCTGCTTTTGGGAACATTCTGTCCTGCAAG GTGGTGTGTGATGAGAACGGCTCTAAGGGTTATGCCTTTGTCCACTTCGAGACCCAGGAGGCTGCCGACAAGGCCATCGAGAAGATGAACGGCATGCTTCTCAATGACCGCAAAGT GTTTGTAGGCAGATTCAAGTCTCGAAAAGAGCGGGAAGCTGAACTTGGAGCCAAAGCCAAGGAATTCACCAATGTTTACATCAAAAACTTCGGGGAAGAGGTTGATGATGAAAATCTGAAAGAGCTATTTAGCCAGTTTG GTAAGACCCTAAGTGTCAAGGTGATGAGAGATCCCAGTGGGAAATCCAAAGGCTTTGGCTTTGTGAGTTACGAAAAACACGAGGATGCCAATAAG GCTGTGGAagagatgaatggaaaagaaatcacCGGGAAGGTCATTTTCGTTGGCCGTGCACAGAAGAAAGTGGAGCGGCAGGCCGAGTTAAAGCGGAAATTTGAACAGCTGAAGCAGGAGAGGATCAGTCGCTATCAG GGGGTGAATCTCTACATTAAGAACTTGGATGACACCATCGATGACGAGAAGTTAAGAAAAGAGTTTTCTCCTTTTGGATCAATCACCAGTGCTAAG GTGATGCTAGAGGATGGGAGAAGCAAAGGATTTGGCTTTGTCTGCTTCTCATCCCCTGAAGAGGCAACCAAAGCAGTCACAGAGATGAATGGACGCATCGTGGGCTCCAAGCCACTGTATGTCGCTCTGGcccagagaaaggaggagaggaaggctcACCTGACCAACCAGTATATGCAGCGGGTGGCCGGGATGAGGGCACTGCCTGCCAACGCCATCTTAAATCAGTTCCAGCCTGCAGCTGGGGGCTACTTCGTGCCAGCAGTTCCACAG GCTCAGGGAAGACCTCCATATTACACACCTAACCAGTTAGCACAGATGAGGCCTAATCCACGCTGGCAGCAAG GCTTCCAAGGAATGCCAAGTGCTATACGCCAGTCTGGGCCTCGTCCAGCTCTTCGCCATCTGGCTCCAACTGGTAATGCTCCGGCCTCTCGCGGCCTCCCTACTACCGCTCAGAGAGTCG GGTCTGAGTGCCCGGACCGCTTGGCTATGGACTTTGGTGGGGCTGGTGCCGCCCAGCAAGGGCTGACTGACAGCTGCCAGTCTGGAG GTGTTCCCACAGCCGTGCAGAACTTAGCGCCTCGGGCTGCTGTTGCTGCCGCTGCTCCTCGGGCTGTTGCACCTTACAAATACGCCTCCAGCGTCCGCAGTCCTCACCCTGCCATCCAGCCCCTGCAG GCACCCCAGCCTGCGGTCCATGTGCAGGGGCAGGAGCCGCTGACCGCGTCCATGCTGGCTGCAGCACCCCCCCAGGAACAGAAGCAGATGCTGG GTGAACGTCTGTTCCCACTTATCCAGACGATGCACTCGAACCTGGCTGGGAAGATAACTGGGATGCTGCTGGAGATTGACAACTCGGAGCTGCTGCACATGCTGGAGTCCCCCGAGTCTCTCCGCTCCAAG GTGGATGAGGCTGTGGCGGTCCTTCAGGCTCATCATGCCAAGAAAGAAGCTGCTCAGAAGGTGGGCGCTGTCGCTGCTGCTACCTCTTAG
- the PABPC4 gene encoding polyadenylate-binding protein 4 isoform X6: MNAAASSYPMASLYVGDLHSDVTEAMLYEKFSPAGPVLSIRVCRDMITRRSLGYAYVNFQQPADAERALDTMNFDVIKGKPIRIMWSQRDPSLRKSGVGNVFIKNLDKSIDNKALYDTFSAFGNILSCKVVCDENGSKGYAFVHFETQEAADKAIEKMNGMLLNDRKVFVGRFKSRKEREAELGAKAKEFTNVYIKNFGEEVDDENLKELFSQFGKTLSVKVMRDPSGKSKGFGFVSYEKHEDANKAVEEMNGKEITGKVIFVGRAQKKVERQAELKRKFEQLKQERISRYQGVNLYIKNLDDTIDDEKLRKEFSPFGSITSAKVMLEDGRSKGFGFVCFSSPEEATKAVTEMNGRIVGSKPLYVALAQRKEERKAHLTNQYMQRVAGMRALPANAILNQFQPAAGGYFVPAVPQAQGRPPYYTPNQLAQMRPNPRWQQGFQGMPSAIRQSGPRPALRHLAPTGNAPASRGLPTTAQRVGVPTAVQNLAPRAAVAAAAPRAVAPYKYASSVRSPHPAIQPLQAPQPAVHVQGQEPLTASMLAAAPPQEQKQMLGERLFPLIQTMHSNLAGKITGMLLEIDNSELLHMLESPESLRSKVDEAVAVLQAHHAKKEAAQKVGAVAAATS, from the exons atgaACGCTGCGGCCAGCAGCTACCCCATGGCCTCCCTGTACGTGGGTGACCTGCACTCGGACGTCACCGAGGCCATGCTGTACGAAAAGTTCAGTCCTGCGGGGCCTGTGCTGTCCATCCGGGTCTGCCGCGATATGATCACCCGCCGCTCCCTGGGTTATGCCTACGTCAACTTCCAGCAGCCGGCTGACG ctGAGCGGGCCTTGGACACCATGAACTTTGATGTAATTAAGGGAAAGCCGATCCGGATCATGTGGTCTCAGAGGGATCCGTCTCTGAGAAAATCTGGTGTGGGAAACGTCTTCATCAAGAATCTGGACAAATCTATAGATAACAAGGCACTTTATGATACTTTTTCTGCTTTTGGGAACATTCTGTCCTGCAAG GTGGTGTGTGATGAGAACGGCTCTAAGGGTTATGCCTTTGTCCACTTCGAGACCCAGGAGGCTGCCGACAAGGCCATCGAGAAGATGAACGGCATGCTTCTCAATGACCGCAAAGT GTTTGTAGGCAGATTCAAGTCTCGAAAAGAGCGGGAAGCTGAACTTGGAGCCAAAGCCAAGGAATTCACCAATGTTTACATCAAAAACTTCGGGGAAGAGGTTGATGATGAAAATCTGAAAGAGCTATTTAGCCAGTTTG GTAAGACCCTAAGTGTCAAGGTGATGAGAGATCCCAGTGGGAAATCCAAAGGCTTTGGCTTTGTGAGTTACGAAAAACACGAGGATGCCAATAAG GCTGTGGAagagatgaatggaaaagaaatcacCGGGAAGGTCATTTTCGTTGGCCGTGCACAGAAGAAAGTGGAGCGGCAGGCCGAGTTAAAGCGGAAATTTGAACAGCTGAAGCAGGAGAGGATCAGTCGCTATCAG GGGGTGAATCTCTACATTAAGAACTTGGATGACACCATCGATGACGAGAAGTTAAGAAAAGAGTTTTCTCCTTTTGGATCAATCACCAGTGCTAAG GTGATGCTAGAGGATGGGAGAAGCAAAGGATTTGGCTTTGTCTGCTTCTCATCCCCTGAAGAGGCAACCAAAGCAGTCACAGAGATGAATGGACGCATCGTGGGCTCCAAGCCACTGTATGTCGCTCTGGcccagagaaaggaggagaggaaggctcACCTGACCAACCAGTATATGCAGCGGGTGGCCGGGATGAGGGCACTGCCTGCCAACGCCATCTTAAATCAGTTCCAGCCTGCAGCTGGGGGCTACTTCGTGCCAGCAGTTCCACAG GCTCAGGGAAGACCTCCATATTACACACCTAACCAGTTAGCACAGATGAGGCCTAATCCACGCTGGCAGCAAG GCTTCCAAGGAATGCCAAGTGCTATACGCCAGTCTGGGCCTCGTCCAGCTCTTCGCCATCTGGCTCCAACTGGTAATGCTCCGGCCTCTCGCGGCCTCCCTACTACCGCTCAGAGAGTCG GTGTTCCCACAGCCGTGCAGAACTTAGCGCCTCGGGCTGCTGTTGCTGCCGCTGCTCCTCGGGCTGTTGCACCTTACAAATACGCCTCCAGCGTCCGCAGTCCTCACCCTGCCATCCAGCCCCTGCAG GCACCCCAGCCTGCGGTCCATGTGCAGGGGCAGGAGCCGCTGACCGCGTCCATGCTGGCTGCAGCACCCCCCCAGGAACAGAAGCAGATGCTGG GTGAACGTCTGTTCCCACTTATCCAGACGATGCACTCGAACCTGGCTGGGAAGATAACTGGGATGCTGCTGGAGATTGACAACTCGGAGCTGCTGCACATGCTGGAGTCCCCCGAGTCTCTCCGCTCCAAG GTGGATGAGGCTGTGGCGGTCCTTCAGGCTCATCATGCCAAGAAAGAAGCTGCTCAGAAGGTGGGCGCTGTCGCTGCTGCTACCTCTTAG
- the PABPC4 gene encoding polyadenylate-binding protein 4 isoform X4 yields the protein MNAAASSYPMASLYVGDLHSDVTEAMLYEKFSPAGPVLSIRVCRDMITRRSLGYAYVNFQQPADAERALDTMNFDVIKGKPIRIMWSQRDPSLRKSGVGNVFIKNLDKSIDNKALYDTFSAFGNILSCKVVCDENGSKGYAFVHFETQEAADKAIEKMNGMLLNDRKVFVGRFKSRKEREAELGAKAKEFTNVYIKNFGEEVDDENLKELFSQFGKTLSVKVMRDPSGKSKGFGFVSYEKHEDANKAVEEMNGKEITGKVIFVGRAQKKVERQAELKRKFEQLKQERISRYQGVNLYIKNLDDTIDDEKLRKEFSPFGSITSAKVMLEDGRSKGFGFVCFSSPEEATKAVTEMNGRIVGSKPLYVALAQRKEERKAHLTNQYMQRVAGMRALPANAILNQFQPAAGGYFVPAVPQAQGRPPYYTPNQLAQMRPNPRWQQGFQGMPSAIRQSGPRPALRHLAPTGSECPDRLAMDFGGAGAAQQGLTDSCQSGGVPTAVQNLAPRAAVAAAAPRAVAPYKYASSVRSPHPAIQPLQAPQPAVHVQGQEPLTASMLAAAPPQEQKQMLGERLFPLIQTMHSNLAGKITGMLLEIDNSELLHMLESPESLRSKVDEAVAVLQAHHAKKEAAQKVGAVAAATS from the exons atgaACGCTGCGGCCAGCAGCTACCCCATGGCCTCCCTGTACGTGGGTGACCTGCACTCGGACGTCACCGAGGCCATGCTGTACGAAAAGTTCAGTCCTGCGGGGCCTGTGCTGTCCATCCGGGTCTGCCGCGATATGATCACCCGCCGCTCCCTGGGTTATGCCTACGTCAACTTCCAGCAGCCGGCTGACG ctGAGCGGGCCTTGGACACCATGAACTTTGATGTAATTAAGGGAAAGCCGATCCGGATCATGTGGTCTCAGAGGGATCCGTCTCTGAGAAAATCTGGTGTGGGAAACGTCTTCATCAAGAATCTGGACAAATCTATAGATAACAAGGCACTTTATGATACTTTTTCTGCTTTTGGGAACATTCTGTCCTGCAAG GTGGTGTGTGATGAGAACGGCTCTAAGGGTTATGCCTTTGTCCACTTCGAGACCCAGGAGGCTGCCGACAAGGCCATCGAGAAGATGAACGGCATGCTTCTCAATGACCGCAAAGT GTTTGTAGGCAGATTCAAGTCTCGAAAAGAGCGGGAAGCTGAACTTGGAGCCAAAGCCAAGGAATTCACCAATGTTTACATCAAAAACTTCGGGGAAGAGGTTGATGATGAAAATCTGAAAGAGCTATTTAGCCAGTTTG GTAAGACCCTAAGTGTCAAGGTGATGAGAGATCCCAGTGGGAAATCCAAAGGCTTTGGCTTTGTGAGTTACGAAAAACACGAGGATGCCAATAAG GCTGTGGAagagatgaatggaaaagaaatcacCGGGAAGGTCATTTTCGTTGGCCGTGCACAGAAGAAAGTGGAGCGGCAGGCCGAGTTAAAGCGGAAATTTGAACAGCTGAAGCAGGAGAGGATCAGTCGCTATCAG GGGGTGAATCTCTACATTAAGAACTTGGATGACACCATCGATGACGAGAAGTTAAGAAAAGAGTTTTCTCCTTTTGGATCAATCACCAGTGCTAAG GTGATGCTAGAGGATGGGAGAAGCAAAGGATTTGGCTTTGTCTGCTTCTCATCCCCTGAAGAGGCAACCAAAGCAGTCACAGAGATGAATGGACGCATCGTGGGCTCCAAGCCACTGTATGTCGCTCTGGcccagagaaaggaggagaggaaggctcACCTGACCAACCAGTATATGCAGCGGGTGGCCGGGATGAGGGCACTGCCTGCCAACGCCATCTTAAATCAGTTCCAGCCTGCAGCTGGGGGCTACTTCGTGCCAGCAGTTCCACAG GCTCAGGGAAGACCTCCATATTACACACCTAACCAGTTAGCACAGATGAGGCCTAATCCACGCTGGCAGCAAG GCTTCCAAGGAATGCCAAGTGCTATACGCCAGTCTGGGCCTCGTCCAGCTCTTCGCCATCTGGCTCCAACTG GGTCTGAGTGCCCGGACCGCTTGGCTATGGACTTTGGTGGGGCTGGTGCCGCCCAGCAAGGGCTGACTGACAGCTGCCAGTCTGGAG GTGTTCCCACAGCCGTGCAGAACTTAGCGCCTCGGGCTGCTGTTGCTGCCGCTGCTCCTCGGGCTGTTGCACCTTACAAATACGCCTCCAGCGTCCGCAGTCCTCACCCTGCCATCCAGCCCCTGCAG GCACCCCAGCCTGCGGTCCATGTGCAGGGGCAGGAGCCGCTGACCGCGTCCATGCTGGCTGCAGCACCCCCCCAGGAACAGAAGCAGATGCTGG GTGAACGTCTGTTCCCACTTATCCAGACGATGCACTCGAACCTGGCTGGGAAGATAACTGGGATGCTGCTGGAGATTGACAACTCGGAGCTGCTGCACATGCTGGAGTCCCCCGAGTCTCTCCGCTCCAAG GTGGATGAGGCTGTGGCGGTCCTTCAGGCTCATCATGCCAAGAAAGAAGCTGCTCAGAAGGTGGGCGCTGTCGCTGCTGCTACCTCTTAG
- the PABPC4 gene encoding polyadenylate-binding protein 4 isoform X8 encodes MNAAASSYPMASLYVGDLHSDVTEAMLYEKFSPAGPVLSIRVCRDMITRRSLGYAYVNFQQPADAERALDTMNFDVIKGKPIRIMWSQRDPSLRKSGVGNVFIKNLDKSIDNKALYDTFSAFGNILSCKVVCDENGSKGYAFVHFETQEAADKAIEKMNGMLLNDRKVFVGRFKSRKEREAELGAKAKEFTNVYIKNFGEEVDDENLKELFSQFGKTLSVKVMRDPSGKSKGFGFVSYEKHEDANKAVEEMNGKEITGKVIFVGRAQKKVERQAELKRKFEQLKQERISRYQGVNLYIKNLDDTIDDEKLRKEFSPFGSITSAKVMLEDGRSKGFGFVCFSSPEEATKAVTEMNGRIVGSKPLYVALAQRKEERKAHLTNQYMQRVAGMRALPANAILNQFQPAAGGYFVPAVPQAQGRPPYYTPNQLAQMRPNPRWQQGFQGMPSAIRQSGPRPALRHLAPTGVPTAVQNLAPRAAVAAAAPRAVAPYKYASSVRSPHPAIQPLQAPQPAVHVQGQEPLTASMLAAAPPQEQKQMLGERLFPLIQTMHSNLAGKITGMLLEIDNSELLHMLESPESLRSKVDEAVAVLQAHHAKKEAAQKVGAVAAATS; translated from the exons atgaACGCTGCGGCCAGCAGCTACCCCATGGCCTCCCTGTACGTGGGTGACCTGCACTCGGACGTCACCGAGGCCATGCTGTACGAAAAGTTCAGTCCTGCGGGGCCTGTGCTGTCCATCCGGGTCTGCCGCGATATGATCACCCGCCGCTCCCTGGGTTATGCCTACGTCAACTTCCAGCAGCCGGCTGACG ctGAGCGGGCCTTGGACACCATGAACTTTGATGTAATTAAGGGAAAGCCGATCCGGATCATGTGGTCTCAGAGGGATCCGTCTCTGAGAAAATCTGGTGTGGGAAACGTCTTCATCAAGAATCTGGACAAATCTATAGATAACAAGGCACTTTATGATACTTTTTCTGCTTTTGGGAACATTCTGTCCTGCAAG GTGGTGTGTGATGAGAACGGCTCTAAGGGTTATGCCTTTGTCCACTTCGAGACCCAGGAGGCTGCCGACAAGGCCATCGAGAAGATGAACGGCATGCTTCTCAATGACCGCAAAGT GTTTGTAGGCAGATTCAAGTCTCGAAAAGAGCGGGAAGCTGAACTTGGAGCCAAAGCCAAGGAATTCACCAATGTTTACATCAAAAACTTCGGGGAAGAGGTTGATGATGAAAATCTGAAAGAGCTATTTAGCCAGTTTG GTAAGACCCTAAGTGTCAAGGTGATGAGAGATCCCAGTGGGAAATCCAAAGGCTTTGGCTTTGTGAGTTACGAAAAACACGAGGATGCCAATAAG GCTGTGGAagagatgaatggaaaagaaatcacCGGGAAGGTCATTTTCGTTGGCCGTGCACAGAAGAAAGTGGAGCGGCAGGCCGAGTTAAAGCGGAAATTTGAACAGCTGAAGCAGGAGAGGATCAGTCGCTATCAG GGGGTGAATCTCTACATTAAGAACTTGGATGACACCATCGATGACGAGAAGTTAAGAAAAGAGTTTTCTCCTTTTGGATCAATCACCAGTGCTAAG GTGATGCTAGAGGATGGGAGAAGCAAAGGATTTGGCTTTGTCTGCTTCTCATCCCCTGAAGAGGCAACCAAAGCAGTCACAGAGATGAATGGACGCATCGTGGGCTCCAAGCCACTGTATGTCGCTCTGGcccagagaaaggaggagaggaaggctcACCTGACCAACCAGTATATGCAGCGGGTGGCCGGGATGAGGGCACTGCCTGCCAACGCCATCTTAAATCAGTTCCAGCCTGCAGCTGGGGGCTACTTCGTGCCAGCAGTTCCACAG GCTCAGGGAAGACCTCCATATTACACACCTAACCAGTTAGCACAGATGAGGCCTAATCCACGCTGGCAGCAAG GCTTCCAAGGAATGCCAAGTGCTATACGCCAGTCTGGGCCTCGTCCAGCTCTTCGCCATCTGGCTCCAACTG GTGTTCCCACAGCCGTGCAGAACTTAGCGCCTCGGGCTGCTGTTGCTGCCGCTGCTCCTCGGGCTGTTGCACCTTACAAATACGCCTCCAGCGTCCGCAGTCCTCACCCTGCCATCCAGCCCCTGCAG GCACCCCAGCCTGCGGTCCATGTGCAGGGGCAGGAGCCGCTGACCGCGTCCATGCTGGCTGCAGCACCCCCCCAGGAACAGAAGCAGATGCTGG GTGAACGTCTGTTCCCACTTATCCAGACGATGCACTCGAACCTGGCTGGGAAGATAACTGGGATGCTGCTGGAGATTGACAACTCGGAGCTGCTGCACATGCTGGAGTCCCCCGAGTCTCTCCGCTCCAAG GTGGATGAGGCTGTGGCGGTCCTTCAGGCTCATCATGCCAAGAAAGAAGCTGCTCAGAAGGTGGGCGCTGTCGCTGCTGCTACCTCTTAG
- the PABPC4 gene encoding polyadenylate-binding protein 4 isoform X1 yields the protein MNAAASSYPMASLYVGDLHSDVTEAMLYEKFSPAGPVLSIRVCRDMITRRSLGYAYVNFQQPADAERALDTMNFDVIKGKPIRIMWSQRDPSLRKSGVGNVFIKNLDKSIDNKALYDTFSAFGNILSCKVVCDENGSKGYAFVHFETQEAADKAIEKMNGMLLNDRKVFVGRFKSRKEREAELGAKAKEFTNVYIKNFGEEVDDENLKELFSQFGKTLSVKVMRDPSGKSKGFGFVSYEKHEDANKAVEEMNGKEITGKVIFVGRAQKKVERQAELKRKFEQLKQERISRYQGVNLYIKNLDDTIDDEKLRKEFSPFGSITSAKVMLEDGRSKGFGFVCFSSPEEATKAVTEMNGRIVGSKPLYVALAQRKEERKAHLTNQYMQRVAGMRALPANAILNQFQPAAGGYFVPAVPQAQGRPPYYTPNQLAQMRPNPRWQQGGRPQGFQGMPSAIRQSGPRPALRHLAPTGNAPASRGLPTTAQRVGSECPDRLAMDFGGAGAAQQGLTDSCQSGGVPTAVQNLAPRAAVAAAAPRAVAPYKYASSVRSPHPAIQPLQAPQPAVHVQGQEPLTASMLAAAPPQEQKQMLGERLFPLIQTMHSNLAGKITGMLLEIDNSELLHMLESPESLRSKVDEAVAVLQAHHAKKEAAQKVGAVAAATS from the exons atgaACGCTGCGGCCAGCAGCTACCCCATGGCCTCCCTGTACGTGGGTGACCTGCACTCGGACGTCACCGAGGCCATGCTGTACGAAAAGTTCAGTCCTGCGGGGCCTGTGCTGTCCATCCGGGTCTGCCGCGATATGATCACCCGCCGCTCCCTGGGTTATGCCTACGTCAACTTCCAGCAGCCGGCTGACG ctGAGCGGGCCTTGGACACCATGAACTTTGATGTAATTAAGGGAAAGCCGATCCGGATCATGTGGTCTCAGAGGGATCCGTCTCTGAGAAAATCTGGTGTGGGAAACGTCTTCATCAAGAATCTGGACAAATCTATAGATAACAAGGCACTTTATGATACTTTTTCTGCTTTTGGGAACATTCTGTCCTGCAAG GTGGTGTGTGATGAGAACGGCTCTAAGGGTTATGCCTTTGTCCACTTCGAGACCCAGGAGGCTGCCGACAAGGCCATCGAGAAGATGAACGGCATGCTTCTCAATGACCGCAAAGT GTTTGTAGGCAGATTCAAGTCTCGAAAAGAGCGGGAAGCTGAACTTGGAGCCAAAGCCAAGGAATTCACCAATGTTTACATCAAAAACTTCGGGGAAGAGGTTGATGATGAAAATCTGAAAGAGCTATTTAGCCAGTTTG GTAAGACCCTAAGTGTCAAGGTGATGAGAGATCCCAGTGGGAAATCCAAAGGCTTTGGCTTTGTGAGTTACGAAAAACACGAGGATGCCAATAAG GCTGTGGAagagatgaatggaaaagaaatcacCGGGAAGGTCATTTTCGTTGGCCGTGCACAGAAGAAAGTGGAGCGGCAGGCCGAGTTAAAGCGGAAATTTGAACAGCTGAAGCAGGAGAGGATCAGTCGCTATCAG GGGGTGAATCTCTACATTAAGAACTTGGATGACACCATCGATGACGAGAAGTTAAGAAAAGAGTTTTCTCCTTTTGGATCAATCACCAGTGCTAAG GTGATGCTAGAGGATGGGAGAAGCAAAGGATTTGGCTTTGTCTGCTTCTCATCCCCTGAAGAGGCAACCAAAGCAGTCACAGAGATGAATGGACGCATCGTGGGCTCCAAGCCACTGTATGTCGCTCTGGcccagagaaaggaggagaggaaggctcACCTGACCAACCAGTATATGCAGCGGGTGGCCGGGATGAGGGCACTGCCTGCCAACGCCATCTTAAATCAGTTCCAGCCTGCAGCTGGGGGCTACTTCGTGCCAGCAGTTCCACAG GCTCAGGGAAGACCTCCATATTACACACCTAACCAGTTAGCACAGATGAGGCCTAATCCACGCTGGCAGCAAGGTGGGAGACCTCAAG GCTTCCAAGGAATGCCAAGTGCTATACGCCAGTCTGGGCCTCGTCCAGCTCTTCGCCATCTGGCTCCAACTGGTAATGCTCCGGCCTCTCGCGGCCTCCCTACTACCGCTCAGAGAGTCG GGTCTGAGTGCCCGGACCGCTTGGCTATGGACTTTGGTGGGGCTGGTGCCGCCCAGCAAGGGCTGACTGACAGCTGCCAGTCTGGAG GTGTTCCCACAGCCGTGCAGAACTTAGCGCCTCGGGCTGCTGTTGCTGCCGCTGCTCCTCGGGCTGTTGCACCTTACAAATACGCCTCCAGCGTCCGCAGTCCTCACCCTGCCATCCAGCCCCTGCAG GCACCCCAGCCTGCGGTCCATGTGCAGGGGCAGGAGCCGCTGACCGCGTCCATGCTGGCTGCAGCACCCCCCCAGGAACAGAAGCAGATGCTGG GTGAACGTCTGTTCCCACTTATCCAGACGATGCACTCGAACCTGGCTGGGAAGATAACTGGGATGCTGCTGGAGATTGACAACTCGGAGCTGCTGCACATGCTGGAGTCCCCCGAGTCTCTCCGCTCCAAG GTGGATGAGGCTGTGGCGGTCCTTCAGGCTCATCATGCCAAGAAAGAAGCTGCTCAGAAGGTGGGCGCTGTCGCTGCTGCTACCTCTTAG